The following nucleotide sequence is from Thermodesulfobacteriota bacterium.
GAATAATCACCGAAAAGGCGCTTGTTTAGAGATAAACGGCGCCTTTTTATTTAATATTTACAAAATTTTAAGAAATACACTTTATATTTAATATCAAGTATATAAAAGGTCCGCTCTAACACTTCATATATTACTTTACACCTTGATTATAATACACTGCATTTATTGAAATCTTATAAATATACTTAGTGATCTCAATGACTTTGTAATGTTTCCCGACTAACTTTCTTTTTATCTATTTTGATATATAAAAATACAAATAGATATAATTCTTAATGAAATCTTAGTATATATGCGGTATTTTATGTGTATCAAAGATATCGGAGGATAGAATAATGCATAGAATCTTAAGAATTGTGAACGTATCTGTATTAGTCTCTTTATTACTATTATTGTCTATTGATGCTGCAAAAGCCCAGCTACCGCCTGCTTTTTCCTTACCTAATGCGCAGGCTGAGCCGGGTGAGCTTATTCCTGTCAATTTGGATTTCTCAAACGACGGACAGGTGGGAGCGATTAATATAAATGTAGAGTTTGACCCAAATGTAGTGTTCTTTTGCTCGTTTTTTGATGCATTTCGCGGACCTGCCCTAGATGGTCTTCCAGTTGTAAACATCTCAACTATTCTAACAAATGGCCAACTTATCATATCTTTAGACCAAGGACCAGCTCCCGTTAGTCCCCTGCCCGATGGTGAAATAATCACTATAAACACATGTGTTAATGGCAGCGCACAAGTAGGGAATTCGACATCATTGGATATTAGCGTAAATAGTCTTACAGATACAAATGGCCAAGACATTCTGCCTCCTGTTGCGGACACAACTAGTGGATCAATCACTGTAGTCAATGAGCCTCCGCAAGTAATTGATGTGACAATAAATAAGTCGGCAGACACAAATCGTATAGATCCAGGCATCCCCTCTCTTATTGCTTATACAATAACTCTGGAGGGATCTGGAGACCCAGGTGCTCAGGCAACAGCTGTTGAGGTTACTGATGCTCTACCTTTAGGGTCCTCATTTAGGGATGACCTGTCTTCTCCTGAATGCGAACAACTCATTGGGCCTTTAAACACTGTTGGATGTGATGTTGGTACGGTTAGCGCTGGTGAAGAAATCACTTTTGATATAGTTATAAGTATCACAGGTCAGCAAGGTGTTGATATTGTTAACCAAGCAATAGTTGATTATCTGGATGAATTGGGCAATCCGATTCAAAAAGATTCTAACACTGTAACCGTTCGAGTAAGGTCAGGCGGTGGAGGCGGTGGTGGAGGCGGCTGCACACTCACCAATAGCTCTAATGTACCTAATTCGATGGCTAATCTAGCTATATTCTTAATTCCTGGGTTAGTAATGATTATTAGGTCTATAATCTTTAAGAAGAAATAATTCCATGTTTAGGGGCAGTTACATGTGTAATTGCCCTTAAATTATTTGATTGATTCTACAATTTCATCCACAACTTCTTCTGGATTTTCGGCTTCTGCGATGGCTCGGCCGATTACTAAATAGTCTGCACCTTTGGAAATTGCTTCGGCAGGGGTAGTAACCCTCTTTTGGTCGTGAGTATCTGTACCTGGTCGTATTCCAGGGACTACTAAAGAGAATCTATCTCCGAATTCTTTCCTTAAAGCTTCTACTTCAACTCCGGAGCATACAAGACCGTCAATATTAGCTATTTCTGCTAATTCAGCAAGGTTCATAACAGTGTTTTCAACTGTATCTTTGATTCCTATTTGATCTAGACTCTTTCTATCGTGACTAGTTAGAACGGTAACTCCCAAAACGAGAGGTTTTGGGTAATTTAGTTTCTCAGCCTCGTCTTTTACGGCTTCTGAAACGCTTTTCATCATTTCAAAGCCGCCTAAGGTGTGTATAGTAAACATATTTACCCCAAATCGAACGCTCTGACGAGCTGTTTTCTCAACTGTTGAGGGAATATCGTGGAACTTTAGATCCAAAAATATGTTTGCGCCTAAATTTGAGAACTCTTTTAAGCCTTCAGATCCTGAATCTAAGAAAAGTATAGGCCCAACCTTAAAAGTTTTGATTTTTGTGCGTAATTTTTCTACCCAATTTAGAGCAATTTGATGCTCTGGAAAGTCTAAAGCAAGGATAATTCTTTCTTCTGGGCTTAGCTCTGGTCTTTTCATAACTTAAAGTTATACTTTAGTGTAATATATTGTTTCATATCAGTCAATTGACTTTAATAGTTCTTGCACTTCATCAACTACTACTTTAAGTTTTATATTGCGTGTATCTGCCGTTTTTCTGACCTTAACTTCGGCCTCCCCTTCTTTAATAGTCCTTGGGCCGACTGCTACTATGATCGGCACGCCAATCAGCTCAGCATCTTTAAATTTAAAACCAGGCCCTACATCTCGGTCATCTATGATCGCCTCGTATCCGGCCTCTATGAGCTCCGAATAAATCCGCTCAGACTCTGACATTATATGCTCATCTTTAACTTTAAGCGGTAGCACTGTAACTTGAAATGGAGCAAGCGCCTTTGGAAAGATCATACCACCCTCGTCATGATTCTGCTCAATGGCGGCTGCTACAGTTCGTCCTATTCCTATACCGTAACATCCCATGATAAATGGCTTCTCTTTTCCGTCAGAATCGACAAAAGTTGCTTTCATTGCTTCACTATACTTCGTCCCGAGCATAAATACATGTCCAACTTCGATACCTCTAGTGGAAACTAGGCTAGCACTATCGCAGCTTGGGCATTTATCACCATCTGAAGCTACCCTGATATCAAAAAACTCTGAGACTTCGTAATCTTCACCCAAATCTACATTGATAATGTGATAATCCTTTTTGTTAGCGCCTGTAACAGATGTCCCCATGGATTTAACCGAAATATCTGCTACTTTTCTGATTTCAAGCCCAACTGGGCCACTAAAGCCCATCGGACCGCCTGTTACTTCCTCGATTACCTCTGGAGTTGCCAATTCTACTATCTCTGCGCCCAGTGACTTTCTAAGTTTTGTAAGGCTAAGCTCATGATCTCCCCTAACAAGAGCTGCTACAGGTTTTTGATCAACTTGAACTATCATTGTTTTTATTAAATTAGAGGGCTTTACACCTAATTGTTCAGCTACTTCTTGAACAGATTTCAAGTTAGGTGTATGTACCTCTTCAACAGCTTCTTTGCTATCATTTGAGGTTTTCTCTTCCTCTATTTCTTCTCTACCAATTTCAGCTAGCTCTAAATTAGCGGCGTAGTCACATTTATCACAGCTCATTATGATATCTTCCCCTGTAGGGGCTAAAACCATGAACTCGTGAGAGAAATTTCCTCCAATATTGCCTGTATCTGCCAAAACTGCCCTAAATTCAAGCCCACAGCGCTCAAATATACGTGTATAGGCCTCATACATGGCCCAATAAGACTTCTCAGCACCCTCTACAGTGGCATCAAAGCTATAAGCATCCTTCATTATGAACTCTCTGGCGCGCATAACTCCAAATCTTGGTCTTATTTCGTCTCTGAATTTGGTCTGAATCTGATATAAATTAACTGGAAGCTGCTTATATGAATTGATATCTCGCCTTACTATATCGGTAATTATCTCTTCATGTGTTGGGCCAATACAAAATTCCCTGTCTGCTCTGTCTTTAAATCTGAGTAGTTCCTTGCCGTAATAGTCCCATCTGCCGCTTTCTTCCCATAGCTCGGCAGGCAGAACAGCAGGCATAAGAAGCTCAACAGCTCCTGCCCTATTCATTTCTTCACGCACTATCTGCTCAACTTTGCCAATTGATCTAAGCCCTAGCGGGAGATAATTATAGATCCCTGCAGCAAGTTTTCTAATCATGCCGCCCCTGATCATTAGTTTATGACTGACTACCTCAGCATCAGCGGGATCTTCTTTTAATGTAGGAATAAAATAGTTCGAGTATCTCATTACATCTCCTAAGCGGTATAAATTACCGAGTCCTGACCTAATTGCAATATCATCTCTAATCATTATCAAATGAATATCTTATTGACCTGAGTAAACCCCTAGTTATTCTATTTAAGAAATTAACCACTGAATCAGACTGCGTTATTACTCATCTAATTAGTAATTTGATTCTAATTTGGAGGGCTACATCAATATGGATACAGGTGTTTTCGAACTAATACAAAAAGGTGGTTTCTTTGTATATCCCATAATTTTATGCTCTATTGTGGGTCTAGCAATATTCCTTCAAAAAATGTGGATGCTTAGGTCTAAGAATATTATTCCAGAGGTTTTCTTAGATCAATTATACAGCTTCTTATCACAGGGAAAATTAACAGATGCTGAGGTCTATGCTCGCACAAATAACTCTTCCATTGCAAGAGTTGCCCTTGTGGCATTGGAAAATGCAGACAAGCCAAAAGATGAGCTTAGAGAGGAAATTGAGGAAGCCGGAAGAAAAGAGACTCTTGAACTTTTAAGATACACTGAAGGTTTAGGAACGATAAGTAGTGTATCAACACTTCTTGGTCTACTTGGAACTATTTCGGGTATGATCAAAATATTCAAAGTTATTGCCGACAAACCTATAGTAAATCCACCTGAGCTGGCAGGTGGAATATCTGAAGCGCTCTATACTACAGCTTTTGGTCTATTAGTGGCAATACCTGCTTTTATTGCATATAAATACATTGTGGGTAGAGCAGACGAACTCATATCACTCATGGAAGAGGAAAGCAGAAAAATTATGGAAATGGTAGTTATGAATAAACAAAGTGGTGGCCCAACCTCAGATGATACAAAAGGAATGTTTGGATGAGATTTAGAAAGCAAAAAAACGCAAAAGCCGGAACAGGAGCAACACTTGATCTTACTCCTATAGTAGATGTTGTGTTTAACCTTTTAATTTTCTTTGCTCTGTCACTAAACTTTGCAGCCACATCTGGCGGGATAAATGTAAAGCTGCCCTCAGCAAGCTCTGCGGAGCCTGTGAAAACTGAGCAGCTCACTATAAACCTCACCCAGGCTGGCCAAATCTACTACAACGACAAAGAGATAAACATTGATGATCTAGCCCCAAAGCTAGGAGAAATAGAAGATAAAGATTCTATAGTAATCATAAGAGCTGATAATACAGTACCTCATGGCCAGGTTGTAGAAGTAATGGATATCGTAAAATCAGAGGGCTTCTCTAAACTTGCCATTGCAGTTGATCAAGCTGCTGGGGCACTGGATAGTCAAGATAATTAGCTTATCTATAGTTAATATGTAATAAATTTCGACGGACATTGTCCGTTTGACACAAATTTGAATCTTATGTAGTGTTGGACTGAATTAAATCACACCTTAAAAAGATACACACTTGAGATATTTGTCACTCCTAAACAACGTAGTCACCAACTACTTTACTTTCTGGATTATATTTTTCTCGGCCATAGCCTATATCTCTCCGCAGCACTTTGAAGGGCTTAAATCTTTAATTGTTCCAACACTTGGAGTAATTATGTTTGGCATGGGGATGACTCTCACTTTATCAGATTTCAAGAGGGTTTTTATAAGACCAAAAGACATTGGAGTAGGCGTTATTACGCAGTACTTAGCTATGCCGTTTTTGGGTTTTGCTCTGGCAAAATTATTCGGACTAGACCCGCTTTTAGCAGCTGGTGTGGTTCTTGTCGGGGCCTCTCCGGGCGGAACATCATCAAATGTAATCACATACCTAGCAAAAGCAGATGTTGCTTTTTCTGTAACTATGACATCAGTATCAACAATAATCTCTCCCATAATGCTACCGCTTTTAATGTACCTATACGCAGGTCAATGGATAGATGTTCCGGTGTTAAAGCTCTTTTTATCAACTGTACAAATTATTCTTTTACCAGTTGGGCTCGGACTCATACTGAGAATGCTAATAAAAGATAATATTAAATATGTGCTACCTATTTTGCCTTCCGTGTCATCCGCTGCAATTATTTTTATTGTTGCTGTCATTGTTGCTGCAAATGCCTCATCTATTGCTGCTGTTGGGGCCGTTGTTGCAATTGTGGCAATAATTCATAACCTATTAGGTTTTTCAATCGGATATAGTGTTGCAAGGTTTTTCGGAATGGATGTTGTAAGGGCCAGGGCCGTTTCTATAGAAATTGGAATGCAAAATTCAGGATTAGCAGTTGCTCTGGCTAACACATTTTTTGGATCCCTTGCCGCTCTTCCCGGAGCAATATTTAGCGTCTGGATGAATATATCAGGCTCGGCACTAGCCTGGTGGTGGAGAAGGAGCAAAGTTGAATCAAAATGAGTAAGATTGATCACAATAAAGACAACCGCTTTCCCATTGTCGGATACTTGTTTTTAGTTGCGACTGCATTTTTCACCGCACTATCATACGCGTTTGGAAGAGCCCTTGATTTCGGTCTGGATCTGGAAACGGCAACTTTCTTTTGGTTTTTTAGCTCATTTGTATTGTCAATATTTGTAACTCTAGCGGTACCGGCTCAAAGGGCAGAAGTAAAAAAACTAAGAAGCTATGTAAAAATTTTCATCTACACTTCGGTCCTCACTTCAGTCGGAGCAGCTCTGTGGATTATGTCCATAAGAACTATTGGTATACCTCTTACTTCATTTCTTATGAAAGCCCAGACTCTTTTCTCACTATTTTTAGGGATGATATTTTTGGGTGAAAGATTAAACAGAGGTGAGAGTGTTGGGATTATAATCACAATTATTGGCGGTGTGATTGTAGCCTATCAAAGAGAATGGGGTCTTTTGATTGGTACATTAACCGCTCTTAGCGCCGCATTTCTGTACTCCTGCATCTCTTTTATTGTAAAAAAAGTAGCAAATGATTTAAACATGCTTATGGTAGCTAACCTAAGGGCGCTCGGGGTCTCAGTAGTTATGATTACGTTTTTGGTAATCACAGGAACATTTGAAATGCCTTCTCGGGCAATTGATATAGTGTTTATGGCCCTTGGCGGAATCAGTGGGGCATATATTGCCAAAGCAAGTCAATTTCAGGCAATTAAAATGATAGATGTGTCCCGTACAACTGCTATTATGCCAATGGAATCTTTGTTCGTAGTTCTTTTATCGTATTTTATATTCGATGAGATTCCATCTGTGATTAAACTCCTAGGCGGAGGTTTAATAATTGTGGGCGTGGTATTTCTTGTAATCTTTAGAGGACAGCGGCCTGATGTGATGGATAAATAATGTTAGATCAAAATACTTAGATATGCATAGAGTCCGCATGCAACAATAAAAAGCCCAGTAATCTTATTTAGAAGCAGTGCTCCGCGCAGTCCCATTTTGCCCCTATATTTAAAAAACATATAACACACTAGAACATATAGAAATATAGCGCCAGTAAAAACCCCTAGTATTAATAGCGCCACAGAGGCGTAACTCACGATTGGATTCACAATTCCTAATATCGCATAGACTGCTATAATAGATAAGATTACAAGAGGGTTTGAAATCGTGAGCAGAAATGATGAGCCAAATGTGCCAAAGTGGTTTATCTTAATACTATTATCAACAGAATCTTTAGGCTTAGTCAGATATACTCTAAGGCCAAATAATATGAGTATGACGCCGCCCACAATTTTAATCCAAACTTCGTTTTCAGTAAGAAGTCCTGAAATAAAAGCTAGACCAAACGCCGCAATAATAGCAAAAATACAATCTCCAATCGCAGCAGCAATGCCAGAGATTATTCCGGCTGGTAAACCATTATTCATTGTTCTTTGAATACATAAAACTCCTACCGGACCAATAGGAGCCGATATAATAAGTCCAACTAAAAATCCTTTGAAAAAAAGTGAAATGTCCATGGGAAATATTTAGCAATTACTTAAGTTATTCTTCTTCAATGCCCTCGCCAAATCCACTGTCAATAAGTTCTTGTATCCCCTTTATCGCTTTGTCTGCGTCCGTGCCGCTAGTTACAACTTGAATTTCACTGCCTTTAATTGCAGCAAGTGATAGGACGCCCAAAATACTCTTTCCGTTAACCTTATAGCCGTCTTTCATGATTTTAATATCACTATTGTATTTAGAAGACGTTTTCACGAATACTGCAGCAGCCCGTGCGTGAAGGCCTAATTTATTTTTGATTTTGAGTACCCTGCTATACTCCTGATCCGGCATCTACCCGATCCCCCTTTACACATTTAAAACAAATTGCTGCAACTTATTATAATTTTGGGAATATTTTTTACAAATAAATAGCCCTAGCTCTGAGGTCTGAACAGAGATTTGTTGACTTCTTTATTAAGTTCTATGTCCTGTTCATAAACAATTGTAATAGATAGTCCTTTTGATTTGAAATCGATAGTTTTAGGAAAATATAATCCGTCTTTTAAGTCCGCAAAGTATTCATAGTTTATTGTAGCTTTTTGGCTCTCGTGCAAATAAAATTCTGCTCTCTCAACTCTAAAATTATCTTTGTTTACCCATAGATAATCAGCTAATTCTGTCGTTTGTGAATGGAAGGTTAATTTAATAAGATTGCCATCTGCACTTAATTCTGGAGATGAGCTCAGATCAAAAACACTCTCTGGCAGTCTTCCTAATATGAGATTTACTAAATTCTCAGAGGTTATCTTGAGGTTTAGTCCTGGGTATAGACTCGCGAGATCAAATTCAGTGTTGGCATCATAAACGGCCCTTTCAGAGGGAGAGATAATATATATATTATCTCCGTCTGATGATATAAAACCAACTGTTTTTCCAAAAGGATTTAGTGCTTCTAATCTCAGAAGATCGGGTCTTTTGGCGATGGTTACCTGTGTGTATGATATTTTGTCATCACGCGTTTTAATTTTTACTTTTGCAAGCCCCTTAATTGATCTTATAGC
It contains:
- a CDS encoding biopolymer transporter ExbD, with amino-acid sequence MRFRKQKNAKAGTGATLDLTPIVDVVFNLLIFFALSLNFAATSGGINVKLPSASSAEPVKTEQLTINLTQAGQIYYNDKEINIDDLAPKLGEIEDKDSIVIIRADNTVPHGQVVEVMDIVKSEGFSKLAIAVDQAAGALDSQDN
- a CDS encoding cohesin domain-containing protein; the protein is MHRILRIVNVSVLVSLLLLLSIDAAKAQLPPAFSLPNAQAEPGELIPVNLDFSNDGQVGAININVEFDPNVVFFCSFFDAFRGPALDGLPVVNISTILTNGQLIISLDQGPAPVSPLPDGEIITINTCVNGSAQVGNSTSLDISVNSLTDTNGQDILPPVADTTSGSITVVNEPPQVIDVTINKSADTNRIDPGIPSLIAYTITLEGSGDPGAQATAVEVTDALPLGSSFRDDLSSPECEQLIGPLNTVGCDVGTVSAGEEITFDIVISITGQQGVDIVNQAIVDYLDELGNPIQKDSNTVTVRVRSGGGGGGGGGCTLTNSSNVPNSMANLAIFLIPGLVMIIRSIIFKKK
- a CDS encoding HPr family phosphocarrier protein is translated as MPDQEYSRVLKIKNKLGLHARAAAVFVKTSSKYNSDIKIMKDGYKVNGKSILGVLSLAAIKGSEIQVVTSGTDADKAIKGIQELIDSGFGEGIEEE
- a CDS encoding proline--tRNA ligase, translating into MRYSNYFIPTLKEDPADAEVVSHKLMIRGGMIRKLAAGIYNYLPLGLRSIGKVEQIVREEMNRAGAVELLMPAVLPAELWEESGRWDYYGKELLRFKDRADREFCIGPTHEEIITDIVRRDINSYKQLPVNLYQIQTKFRDEIRPRFGVMRAREFIMKDAYSFDATVEGAEKSYWAMYEAYTRIFERCGLEFRAVLADTGNIGGNFSHEFMVLAPTGEDIIMSCDKCDYAANLELAEIGREEIEEEKTSNDSKEAVEEVHTPNLKSVQEVAEQLGVKPSNLIKTMIVQVDQKPVAALVRGDHELSLTKLRKSLGAEIVELATPEVIEEVTGGPMGFSGPVGLEIRKVADISVKSMGTSVTGANKKDYHIINVDLGEDYEVSEFFDIRVASDGDKCPSCDSASLVSTRGIEVGHVFMLGTKYSEAMKATFVDSDGKEKPFIMGCYGIGIGRTVAAAIEQNHDEGGMIFPKALAPFQVTVLPLKVKDEHIMSESERIYSELIEAGYEAIIDDRDVGPGFKFKDAELIGVPIIVAVGPRTIKEGEAEVKVRKTADTRNIKLKVVVDEVQELLKSID
- a CDS encoding LysE family transporter, translated to MDISLFFKGFLVGLIISAPIGPVGVLCIQRTMNNGLPAGIISGIAAAIGDCIFAIIAAFGLAFISGLLTENEVWIKIVGGVILILFGLRVYLTKPKDSVDNSIKINHFGTFGSSFLLTISNPLVILSIIAVYAILGIVNPIVSYASVALLILGVFTGAIFLYVLVCYMFFKYRGKMGLRGALLLNKITGLFIVACGLYAYLSILI
- the pyrF gene encoding orotidine-5'-phosphate decarboxylase, whose translation is MKRPELSPEERIILALDFPEHQIALNWVEKLRTKIKTFKVGPILFLDSGSEGLKEFSNLGANIFLDLKFHDIPSTVEKTARQSVRFGVNMFTIHTLGGFEMMKSVSEAVKDEAEKLNYPKPLVLGVTVLTSHDRKSLDQIGIKDTVENTVMNLAELAEIANIDGLVCSGVEVEALRKEFGDRFSLVVPGIRPGTDTHDQKRVTTPAEAISKGADYLVIGRAIAEAENPEEVVDEIVESIK
- a CDS encoding DUF4292 domain-containing protein, producing the protein MNKIKILRKLIVLSLIILITSCAAKTPTVTIEDSQTEAILERISRSESAIRSIKGLAKVKIKTRDDKISYTQVTIAKRPDLLRLEALNPFGKTVGFISSDGDNIYIISPSERAVYDANTEFDLASLYPGLNLKITSENLVNLILGRLPESVFDLSSSPELSADGNLIKLTFHSQTTELADYLWVNKDNFRVERAEFYLHESQKATINYEYFADLKDGLYFPKTIDFKSKGLSITIVYEQDIELNKEVNKSLFRPQS
- a CDS encoding bile acid:sodium symporter family protein, with the translated sequence MRYLSLLNNVVTNYFTFWIIFFSAIAYISPQHFEGLKSLIVPTLGVIMFGMGMTLTLSDFKRVFIRPKDIGVGVITQYLAMPFLGFALAKLFGLDPLLAAGVVLVGASPGGTSSNVITYLAKADVAFSVTMTSVSTIISPIMLPLLMYLYAGQWIDVPVLKLFLSTVQIILLPVGLGLILRMLIKDNIKYVLPILPSVSSAAIIFIVAVIVAANASSIAAVGAVVAIVAIIHNLLGFSIGYSVARFFGMDVVRARAVSIEIGMQNSGLAVALANTFFGSLAALPGAIFSVWMNISGSALAWWWRRSKVESK
- a CDS encoding DMT family transporter, with the translated sequence MSKIDHNKDNRFPIVGYLFLVATAFFTALSYAFGRALDFGLDLETATFFWFFSSFVLSIFVTLAVPAQRAEVKKLRSYVKIFIYTSVLTSVGAALWIMSIRTIGIPLTSFLMKAQTLFSLFLGMIFLGERLNRGESVGIIITIIGGVIVAYQREWGLLIGTLTALSAAFLYSCISFIVKKVANDLNMLMVANLRALGVSVVMITFLVITGTFEMPSRAIDIVFMALGGISGAYIAKASQFQAIKMIDVSRTTAIMPMESLFVVLLSYFIFDEIPSVIKLLGGGLIIVGVVFLVIFRGQRPDVMDK
- a CDS encoding MotA/TolQ/ExbB proton channel family protein yields the protein MDTGVFELIQKGGFFVYPIILCSIVGLAIFLQKMWMLRSKNIIPEVFLDQLYSFLSQGKLTDAEVYARTNNSSIARVALVALENADKPKDELREEIEEAGRKETLELLRYTEGLGTISSVSTLLGLLGTISGMIKIFKVIADKPIVNPPELAGGISEALYTTAFGLLVAIPAFIAYKYIVGRADELISLMEEESRKIMEMVVMNKQSGGPTSDDTKGMFG